One window from the genome of Yamadazyma tenuis chromosome 7, complete sequence encodes:
- a CDS encoding uncharacterized protein (EggNog:ENOG503PW3X), with amino-acid sequence MSEQFKFRRAETPEKIKQVCELAQEWFLTSMTPENAGSIMLESISMRKDITQVYYLEHTKTNKPVCMVQVSHRGAYYSDSPTASGPSSAPNPDTFGVKPATALMIGFVFTAQAYRKLGLANRLISAVIEYVEKELIKENISKSDKSKPDSFASMVMNNGQLDLNLANYYLGKKYAWVLYSAVGNFYERFGFKAFPVDLFKVPTSVLTDSQQRLLEALMDSSPEAKARGKHLRYLDSSKPQDRDLVSFIMQNKELEILTELNKSTFHSELTGGRKSSSSLTNITDTLAMSKLASQTEMTSISETAGATPVAQRKSSVTVLSSAKFAMKPDVDIYKATNFLSNSRLASTEGFTAENERYNHIEGAIFTNELQQKSYFILWSTLIAQFVVVGVGELQFNMFGPTTDPLGKRSDQRRRGSSFSGLNDLGGYNFQDLDILFSAACSVAKKRALEDKNSIYVAINDLPNTIPAPMLSDYFLHYLPKTHLGADSDKSLAPENQVELYASNKFVLPMLRRFGKESAEFDLDWVANGMLSWG; translated from the coding sequence atgAGTGAACAGTTCAAGTTTAGAAGAGCAGAAACCCCagaaaaaatcaaacagGTGTGTGAGTTGGCCCAGGAGTGGTTTCTCACCTCCATGACCCCTGAAAATGCCGGGCTGATCATGCTTGAAAGTATCTCAATGCGCAAGGATATCACCCAAGTATACTACCTCGAACATACCAAAACCAATAAACCCGTTTGTATGGTGCAAGTGAGCCACCGTGGTGCATACTACAGCGACTCGCCCACCGCTAGCGGGCCCTCGTCGGCCCCCAACCCCGACACCTTCGGCGTCAAGCCTGCTACCGCGTTGATGATTGGGTTTGTGTTCACGGCTCAAGCCTACAGAAAATTGGGGTTAGCCAACCGGTTGATTAGTGCCGTCATCGAGTACGTGGAgaaggagttgatcaaggaaAACATCAGCAAGAGTGATAAACTGAAGCCCGACAGCTTTGCttcgatggtgatgaacaACGGTCAACTCGACTTaaacttggccaactaCTACTTGGGTAAGAAGTATGCGTGGGTGCTCTACTCGGCCGTGGGCAACTTTTACGAGCGGTTCGGCTTCAAGGCTTTCCCAGtggacttgttcaaggttCCCACGTCGGTGTTGACGGATTCGCAGCAGCGTTTGCTCGAAGCATTGATGGACTCTTCACCCGAAGCAAAGGCCAGGGGTAAGCATTTACGGTATCTCGACTCGTCCAAGCCACAGGACCGAGACTTAGTGTCATTCATCATGCAGAACAAGGaattggagattttgacCGAATTGAACAAGCTGACTTTCCATTCGGAATTGACGGGTGGCCGCAAGTCCAGTTCTTCTCTCACCAATATTACCGACACGTTGGCCATGAGTAAGCTCGCATCGCAAACGGAAATGACAAGTATTTCGGAGACGGCAGGTGCTACGCCCGTGGCCCAGAGAAAGTCGTCCGTCACCGTCCTCTCCTCGGCCAAGTTCGCCATGAAGCCTGATGTTGATATTTACAAGGCCACCAACTTTCTCAGCAACAGCAGATTGGCGAGCACCGAAGGGTTTACCGCCGAGAACGAGCGCTACAACCACATCGAGGGGGCCATTTTCACCAACGAGTTGCAGCAGAAGTCTTACTTTATTCTCTGGTCAACGTTGATTGCGCAatttgtggtggtgggagtGGGTGAATTACAATTCAATATGTTTGGCCCCACCACCGATCCTTTGGGCAAGAGAAGTGACCAGAGACGTCGTGGATCTTCATTTAGTGGGTTGAATGATCTTGGTGGCTATAATTTCCAGGACTTGGATATCTTGTTTTCGGCTGCTTGtctggttgcaaaaaagaGAGCGCTCGAAGACAAAAACTCCATTTATGTTGCAATCAACGATTTGCCCAACACCATCCCTGCTCCCATGCTCAGCGACTACTTTTTGCACTATTTGCCCAAGACACACCTTGGGGCTGATTCTGACAAGTCGTTGGCCCCAGAAAACCAGGTGGAGCTTTATGCTTCTAATAAGTTTGTGTTGCCGATGTTGCGGAGGTTTGGAAAGGAGCTGGCAGAATTTGACTTGGACTGGGTCGCCAACGGAATGTTGTCGTGGGGCTAG